CTTTTCATTGCGTCCAGGTTCAAAGCTAACTCTGCCCTCTTTTCCGAATTTCTTCCCCAGACCGAATTTCTTCCACTGGGACTCCTTTGAAGGTCCAGCTCGCTCATCCTAGCTCTAGGTGTCCCCATTCTCCAGTAGCCCCGGTCCTTCAAATTCTTCTTGCTTTGGCCCCGCCCACTCAGTTCTAGGCCCGCCCCTAAACCCTGCACGCATTCCCGGCTCTAAGTCTTCAGCATCTTGTCCAACCCCCTCTttgcccaggccccgcccctccgcgCTCGCCCCTCCCCAACCACACATTCTCAGCCCCGGCCAAAGTTTCCACACCTGGCCTCACCCCACAACCTTCCAATGCCTCCCCTCAGTTTGGCTCCGCCCCCACCGGATAGCGCCTCGCTGGGCCCCGCCCCTTCCTCGGTTTTCCCCTGAGCCCGCCCACCACGCTCACCAGGAGTGCAGACAGTTTCGCAGACCAGCGGGCAGAGGTAGCAGAACTGGCAATGCTGGGGATGAGCATGGGGAGAACGAGTGAGTGGCCGGGCGTGGTCAAGGGCAGAGTCAGGCAGGAGTCTAGCTCCGGGTAAGTAAAGGTCAGAGGCAGGATGGAGTGTGGGGTCCAGGCTGCATCGGGGTAAGTGGTTTGGTCGGAGGCCAGGAGTTGGGGCTGGGGGTGCGCCTTTGGTCCCGGGCCGTCCTGAGGCTGCGTGGAGCCCGGAACTGGGGCATGCCTCACCTGGCACCGGTCGCAGTGCTCTCCCATGTTCTCCTCGTCACAGTGACAGTTCTCACATTCAGTGCAGCGCTGCAGGCGGGAGCCGCCTGATTAGACAGGAGCCACCGCCCGTCTTCCACCCTGCCCGGCCCCCACCCCATTACTGCCAACACTGAGCTCAGCACCTTCCCGCAAACCCACTGCTCCCTGCTGGATTTCCTATGGCGGGGGATCCGTGTTCCCCCATCACTGTGGGCTGGACCTGAGGATGCTCTCCTCACCCACTTCTCTATTTCCCCACAGCCCATCAGTCTCTAGTTCCAGGGTCACCCCCTCCCGCCACTCGTGGTCAAgggccttcctctctccccacctccactgggGCAATTCAGGCCTTggcctccccctctccttcctggacCGTTGCCCTAGCCTCCTTCATTGCCTCCCGGCCTCCAGTCTGTCCCCTACGTGGCCCCAGAAGTGTCTCTCTTCACCTGGAACTGTCCCTGCCCTTCCTTTGCTCAGAGCCCTTCCAAGGCACCCCAGGGCCCTGGGACAAATTCCAGGGACCGCTTGGTGGatgaccctgggctggggacatACATTGCAGAAGGAGCAGTAGCCACACAGGGACCCTGGCTGGTAGTTCCCGTACTCTTGGGCATCCTGGGGACCTGTGCGGGGGAGAGGAGGGCGACAGTGATCCAGTCCCCCTCGGCTCCTCCCCGCTCCCACCAGGCCAGAGCACTTACTGGCGTCTTCACCACTCTCCTCCTGACTGGAGCCACCTCCAGCCGCCTCCCTCCCGGCCAGGGGCTTGGGGATGATGGTGAAGGGGATCTGATCTTCTTCCAGCCCcccctcctcatcttcctcctcctggtGGGCTTGGCTCAGTGGGGCCTGAACCTcagccctctcttctctcctctcatcctcttcttcctcatcctcctggctcaggctgagGCCATGaccttcctcctcatcttcctcatcCTCCCGGTCCGGGCTGCCATGGTGGGTGCCTTCTTCTCCCTGCTCTGAACCTTCATCCTCTTCCTCATGGGAGCCATGGtcttccttgtcttcttcctcagAGTCTCTTTCCCCAACATGGCTTCTATCCTGGACCCCTGTGGATTCTGGGAGCTGGTGGCTCATCTCTTCGCTGGACGCTCTCTGGCCATTCCCTTCATCCCTGTGGCCTTGTGGTCTATGGCTGGGAGGCTGGTGGCCAAGCTTGGCAGAGCTGTCCTCATCTTCTTCCTTGGGGACTTCGTGGTGGCGATAGCCAGAGACTTCTGTTTTATACTCCTCTGGGAAGTACTTCTCAGCGCTCTTGTGGCCTTCTGGCTGGTGGCTTGAAACATGGTGACTGAACTTGACCATGAtcccttcctcctcatcttcaaAGCCGTGGTGAGTCTGTCTGGGAACCTGGAGCCAATGTTCAGTGGACACAGCTTCATCCTCACCCTCACCTTCCTTGTCTTCATGGCCTCGGTGCCCGTGGCTGGGCTCACGATGGCGGTGTTCACCAGAGACATCATCCTCCCTGTGGGCTCCGTGCCTGTGGGCCAGGTGTCCGTACTCGGTGgagacatcatcatcatcatcatcttcttcttcttcttcttcttcttcttctttgcgTCTGTGGCCAGGGACATGATAGTGACCTTCATCTGAGACATCTTCATCCTCTTCCTTGCTGTAGTCTCGGTGCCTGTAGGCCTGGCGTCTGTACTCAGTGgagacatcatcatcatcatcaccgtcatcatcatcaccatcttcttcttcttcttcttctctgtggCCTCGGTGCATGTGGGCCTGGTGTCTGTACTCAGTGgagacatcatcatcatcatcaccatcatcatcttcatcttcttcttctctgtGGCCTCGGTGCATGTGGGCCTGGTGTTTGTACTCAGTGgagacatcatcatcatcatcaccgtcatcatcatcaccatctccTTCTTCTCTGTGGCCTCGGTGTGTGTGAGCCTGCTGTCTGTACTCAGTAGAAACATCCTCCtcatcttcttcttcatcatcttctTCTCCGTGGCCCCGGTGTGCATGCCTGATGATACGCTGTGGATACTCACTGGACACAACCTCGTCCTCATCCTCAGCTGGATGGCCGAGGCTCCTGTGGCTGGGGAAGTGGTGCCCACCCTCTGCTGAATCACCTCCATCTTCATTCCCGTGGCCTCGGTGCCCGTGCGCCTGCTGAGCGTGCCCTGGGAAGACCTCCTCCTCGGAGACGTTCTCGTCTCCAGCCTCATGGCTCTGGAACCTGTGGCCTTGGGGTCGGTGACTGTATTCCCTGGAGATACCTTCATCCTCTTCTCCACGGTCTCCGTGACTCCAGAATCGATGCCCGCTGTCTGTGAACACAGCCTCGTTCTCATCCCTGTAGcttctgtggctgtgtgtggggtgGCCAAACTCACCTGACCCGTCCTCTGAGGGCCCCGAGACGCCTGCATTGTTGTTCCAGTTGCTGGGCCCGGGCCCGGCCCCTCTCAGCTGCTGGGTCATAGTTGGGGGGAGGAGCAGGCTGGCCACAGCAGCCCAGAGGAGAGAGGTGTGCAGCCATGGCCCACGGTGGCCCATGGGGACGGACAGGCAGCAGACCTCCTCCCAGGCTGGCTCTGGTCTCCACTCGTGGCTCTGCGGATGAATGTTGGGGGTCCTTGTCTCTTTTTgggtctgtctcttcctctccgtGTCTTTCCTTTGCTGGGTCCCTCTCTGTGTTTGCCTGTCTGCCTTCCTCTGGCCCTTGCGGCTGGCTctggacacccctgtgaggcAGTCTCAGGAGCCCCCTGACCCCCCTCTTgggccctccctcccactgcccagcCAATAgggtctctcctctcctctctctgtggcTAAATTTACTCTCAGCCCTGAGTTATTCTGGGTCAGACCcgcctgcccttcccctcctgctcctcctcctcctcctcccagctggtAAGGGTGGGTGAAGGGGTCCCTCCTTGGCCAGTCTCCTGGGTGCCAAGGGACTTGACTTTGGACTACCAACAAGTTCATGTTTGGCAGCTGCAAAGACAACAGCTAGACTTGTCTTGGGCCAagtgggaggagcctggggcagccggtggggggtgggggggcggttaGGAGAGATGAACCTGATAGGTGCGACCACTGCCTTGAAAGGATCCAGGGTTAGAATCTGGGGGGTTCCTGGCCTGAAGAGGATACTTTGCTGCGAGAGTGGATGCCAACCTGGAGGCCTGGGAGAGGGGCAAAAGGAAACCTGCCCCCAGCACACGCACCCGTGACCTCTGGTACCTGGAACTCAGatctgggggcaggggcggcaGCCAGGCCAGGGCTATAAATACAGCTGGGGGCTCAGGTTACCCAGGAGGCTGCAGCTGTCCCTGTCAGAGAGAGTTGGCAAGAGACATGTGGCCCTGCCTGTCTGTGAGTCAATATCTCCCATGTCATCCTGTCACTTCAGCTCTGTGGGCCCCACTCCTGTTTAtgggtctccctctctctcatggCTTCTGTCACTCACCCCCTCAGGGCCCTTGTTTTCCCTCCTCAGGGTTCTGCCTCCCCTCACTCTTTGGCTTGTCTTTCCCTCCCACTCTGAGTGTCTGCCCCCCACCCAAGTCTTCGTCTGCCCCTCTGGGTCAATAtgccccttccctgtctctggcatttcctctctgggtctctgtcccCCATCTCTGAGTCTCTGTCACCTCTCTGTGGGTCTCTgagtttctgtccctctctctggaTCTCTTGCTCCCTTTCTCTGGGTCTCCGTCCCCTCTGAGTCTCTTTCTCCCGCTCTCTGGGTCTCGGTCCCCTCTCTCTAAGTCTCTGTCACTTGTCTCTCTGCGGGTCTCCTACTGATGGGCAGTCCTGGCCGGCCCTTTGCCCCGCCTCCCGCTCTACGCATCTCGGAGACGCCCCGCCTCCCCGACCTTGGCCCGCCTCAGGATGGGATGGGAAGTGGCAGATCCGGTTTGTTCAGGGCGGATCTGAAATCGGGGTTGGTGGAGGGAATGTAGGGAGCCGAATAGGTTGCGGCGGCTGTGGCAGCATGGTGGGCCCGAAGGAACAGGTACAGTGGCCGACCCCTGGGGTCTGAGGGAGCAGGGAGCCGGGCGCCTGGTCTCCCGGTTCTCAGAGAGGAGGGTGCTGGAGGCCGACGAAGAAGGGGTTTGAAACGGCCTGGACTCCTGGGTCCTTGGGCATGGCCGGGAGGAGGACTGTGGGAGGGCGGCCGAGACTCCtgagtccaggggcggagggcgCTGGGGTCCCTGAATCCTGGTCCCGCGGTAGGGCACGGGGTGAGGGATTCCGTGCCCCGTGGGACTGCACTGGAGgcatcccatccccaccccttgtTCCTGTCCGCAGAGTTGGATCCCCAAGATCTTTAAGAAGAAGACGTGCACGACATTCATCGTGGACACGGGAGATCCAGGGTGAGGAGTTTGcgctggggacctgccctgcccgCCGGCCCAGCGGCGCCTGCGGCTTTCCCAGACCGCTGACCCCGCCCACCGCAgatcccaccctctgccccaccccccattcctgACCCTGGGGATAAGTCCAAGGGCGTTCCCTGAAGTGCGCTGGCCTGGGGGGAGGGTTTGGGTCTCTGCAGACACTTCGAATTTCCCGTGCTCGCGCTCTGGGTCAGTGTTAAAGCGCCAGGACTCGCTTCCGTCTCTTCGCTTCCCCTGGTCTCAGTCTCCCGTCACTTTGCGTCTTTCCTTTTCGGCTGTCTCtgttttatccatccatccatccatccatccattcatctgtccacCCCAGCAAGCGTCACTCAGCGCTCCCACGACAGCACACTTTtcaggagcccaggccctgcctgggtttaaattttACCTGGGGACACGTGTTGTGTGGCTTTGTGCAAATCAGTGCACCTCTTGGggccttgtctgtctgtcttccgGGCAGAAAAGCAGACCCTACCTGCTGGGGTTATCGTGAGAACTGAACGCTTGTGCTGTGAGCTGTGGCTGGAACAGTGCCCGGCGCCTGGTAAGCGCCGAGAAATGTGCGCAACTCCCATGGGAAGGGAGCAAGCCCTGCCCGTGCAGGCCCCGAGCTCCTGCTGGGTGGCAGGACACCACGTGAGCGGCTCCCGGCTTTCAGCGAGGGTCGGTCGCTCAAGTGGGCTCTGGCTTTCTCGTTATTCTCAAGACGATCTTTGGGGCGTGGGAAATGTCAACAGTCCTAATTTCGTGTATTTTGTTGTGAACGTATTATATGGATGTAGTCTGGCTTGCAGTTATGTACAAATGAACAGATACAAGTTTATGGGGGCGAGTGCTCAAACTTACTGGTGGACAGGAGAGCGTGGTCAAGAAAGTTTAGGAACCTTGGGTCTGGTGGGAGGAGGGCGGCCGTAAGGCAAGGAGATGGAAGCTGCAAAGGTCGTGGCCCTGGGCCCCGTGGGAGCCCAGAGGCGGCGTTTGGCTGAGGCTGGGCAGGAGACAGGGTGTCACTAATGTCTTCTACAGGAAGGGCAGTGAGATGACATTGGAGGGATGCGTGCAGTTTGACAGCTGAATGTGGGCTGGGGACAGGAAGTCGGAAGGTGATTCCAGGagtgggaacagcatgtgcaaattGCCCTTACTGACTATGCGCAGTGGCCTAAAGATGGACCAAAGGACAGGGTGCAAGAGCATTGTTAGGGGAGACCCAAGAGGTTGGCTGGGTCAGAACTCCCGGGGCCTCAAATGCCACCCTGAGGTTCTGGGACCTTGTCCTAGGCTGCTGGGGACCCACAGAAGGGGCAGGCTCAGCTATGGGTGGGGAAAGACGCTGTGGGGGCCATGTGAGGGTGCGTAGGAGTTCGGGAAGCCAGGGAGGAGGTTGGTCGAGGGtccaggtgggaggggaagaggcctGAGCCAGGCCAGGGTTGTGGGACACAGACAGGAAGGGGAGAGATGGATTTGGGGAGTAAGGAGAGTGGCTCCTGGACATTTGACCTGGGGACTGGGAGACAGTGGGCTTGTTCCCACGATGAGGGACCCAGGAGGATGGGCAGGTTCATATAAATTTTCAGAGCTCAGTGTGCAATCTAGTGAATTGGAGGGGCCCAGGGGGACCCCGGGGCACTGCAGACCTGGGTCTGGGACCCAGAGCGGGAGGCTGGGGACTAAGCCTAGGTGTCAGCGGTAATGGAAACTGGAAGTAGGTGAGATGGTAAGGGGGAGAAGTGTAAAGTCAGGGAGGCTGCAAACTTGCAATTAATTCTatgactaatttttttttttaatggaagcgCAGCTTGAAAAAACCTGTTTCTGCATGCTTAAAGTCACCGTTGTCTGGTACAGCCACTTACTTTCCACCTGATGCTTCTTCCCTTTAAGTTGCC
The sequence above is drawn from the Desmodus rotundus isolate HL8 chromosome 12, HLdesRot8A.1, whole genome shotgun sequence genome and encodes:
- the HRC gene encoding sarcoplasmic reticulum histidine-rich calcium-binding protein isoform X1, producing the protein MGHRGPWLHTSLLWAAVASLLLPPTMTQQLRGAGPGPSNWNNNAGVSGPSEDGSGEFGHPTHSHRSYRDENEAVFTDSGHRFWSHGDRGEEDEGISREYSHRPQGHRFQSHEAGDENVSEEEVFPGHAQQAHGHRGHGNEDGGDSAEGGHHFPSHRSLGHPAEDEDEVVSSEYPQRIIRHAHRGHGEEDDEEEDEEDVSTEYRQQAHTHRGHREEGDGDDDDGDDDDDVSTEYKHQAHMHRGHREEEEEEDGDDDDGDDDDDVSTEYRRQAYRHRDYSKEEDEDVSDEGHYHVPGHRRKEEEEEEEEEDDDDDDVSTEYGHLAHRHGAHREDDVSGEHRHREPSHGHRGHEDKEGEGEDEAVSTEHWLQVPRQTHHGFEDEEEGIMVKFSHHVSSHQPEGHKSAEKYFPEEYKTEVSGYRHHEVPKEEDEDSSAKLGHQPPSHRPQGHRDEGNGQRASSEEMSHQLPESTGVQDRSHVGERDSEEEDKEDHGSHEEEDEGSEQGEEGTHHGSPDREDEEDEEEGHGLSLSQEDEEEEDERREERAEVQAPLSQAHQEEEDEEGGLEEDQIPFTIIPKPLAGREAAGGGSSQEESGEDASPQDAQEYGNYQPGSLCGYCSFCNRCTECENCHCDEENMGEHCDRCQHCQFCYLCPLVCETVCTPGSYVDYFSSSLYQALADMLETPEP
- the HRC gene encoding sarcoplasmic reticulum histidine-rich calcium-binding protein isoform X2, coding for MGHRGPWLHTSLLWAAVASLLLPPTMTQQLRGAGPGPSNWNNNAGVSGPSEDGSGEFGHPTHSHRSYRDENEAVFTDSGHRFWSHGDRGEEDEGISREYSHRPQGHRFQSHEAGDENVSEEEVFPGHAQQAHGHRGHGNEDGGDSAEGGHHFPSHRSLGHPAEDEDEVVSSEYPQRIIRHAHRGHGEEDDEEEDEEDVSTEYRQQAHTHRGHREEGDGDDDDGDDDDDVSTEYKHQAHMHRGHREEEDEDDDGDDDDDVSTEYRHQAHMHRGHREEEEEEDGDDDDGDDDDDVSTEYRRQAYRHRDYSKEEDEDVSDEGHYHVPGHRRKEEEEEEEEEDDDDDDVSTEYGHLAHRHGAHREDDVSGEHRHREPSHGHRGHEDKEGEGEDEAVSTEHWLQVPRQTHHGFEDEEEGIMVKFSHHVSSHQPEGHKSAEKYFPEEYKTEVSGYRHHEVPKEEDEDSSAKLGHQPPSHRPQGHRDEGNGQRASSEEMSHQLPESTGVQDRSHVGERDSEEEDKEDHGSHEEEDEGSEQGEEGTHHGSPDREDEEDEEEGHGLSLSQEDEEEEDERREERAEVQAPLSQAHQEEEDEEGGLEEDQIPFTIIPKPLAGREAAGGGSSQEESGEDASPQDAQEYGNYQPGSLCGYCSFCNRCTECENCHCDEENMGEHCDRCQHCQFCYLCPLVCETVCTPGSYVDYFSSSLYQALADMLETPEP